Part of the Labrenzia sp. PHM005 genome is shown below.
ACAGTGTTGTTATTGCAGCGTGAGGCCAGCATTTAGGAAAGTGCTCAGTGTTCCAATTGGCTGTCAGACACCTATTCAGCCACAGACGGCTGCCGCCGCTGGCAGAGGTCTGACACGTGGCTCCCTCAATGCAACTACTACATTAGGGATGCTGCCTCAGAGCACAATGCATCGACTTTTCCCTTTTGGGATGAATCGTTACTCTTAATAAGGGAATTACAACTTAAGGCATTGCAGCGTCGCTATTGCCAATCGGGGTTTTTCAGGCTGATTCTATTCACCGCGCCGTGGAAATTGAAATCCAAGCCGCAGAATTTGCTGGGCGGTAAAACCAAAACGGCTACAGGTGATGAAATCAGCCTTGCCAAGAAATTTGTTGAGCATGTTTTTCGGGATTGAATGCTGTGTTTATGAGCCTTTTAGATAGATCAATACTAGTTTTATTGTTGGTGATCCTAATATCACTGGCAATACTAGTTAATCTTTATCGCACGCACCTATTTGATAAAATTGATCCGGATCTCAAGTATCATAGGTCAAATATAAGAGGTTACTCCCATTTTGACAGATTGAATGAGAATGTTCCTGAAAAAATGATCAAGGTGAATAGCTATACCACCAAGATTTTCTATTGTTCCTGTGCGGCAATTTTTATTGTTTGCATTCTAATCATTAATGCTTAGGTGGTGTTATGCAAGGTGCCGAATACTATATTGGCGGGCGTCTTTTTTTCTGGTCAGGAAGGGTTTGAGTTTAGAGATCCGAAGCTCTAAACGGCCGTACCGCGGGCAATCACTTGGGCACCCAGCTTTTTCAAGGCGGCGCGCAGCCGGTCATTTTCAACGGCTTCCAGGCTCGCATCGAGCTTTTGTTCTTCTGACCGTGTCAGAGGTCGAAGAGCCTTGCGCGGCAGGGTTCGTTTCACAGCAACCGGCTTTTGCTGGATCTTGATGCGGCCGATCGCCGCCCAGCCATAGAAGGTGTTGATGCGTTCAATCACTTGCGGGCTGTCATGGGAGAGCATCAAGGCAGTGGGCCCATCCGTGTGCACTACAAGCGTTGCCGGCTGCGGCGGGCGCTCCGGATCACTCAACTCCGGCTGGCGTGGCCAGACGAGCCGGTCCGGCTGCACTCTGGTTCCATACCGTTCGCCGACAATGTCAGCCCAGGAGGCAATGATATCGACGGAGGCAAAACCACGTTTCTTGCAGGCAGGGGTCATCGCTTTGCCGACCAAATCGGCAAGCACTTTCGCGCCCTTTGGATTTGCCTTCTTCGCGGTTATGACCTACCTCCTTTTGTCTGCCAGTCTTGCCTTGAGCCAGATGCAGACACCGGTCCCTTAGCCTATGTGTTTCAATAGAATAAGACAAAATGAAGACGAATACTTTAACTCCCGTCTTGCGCCAGGCTTATCACCGCAATTGTCCCCAGACTATCCAAAGCAGCCGCAGGCTTGGGTGGACCATAAGTCAGTAAGACGATGAGCAACACTCCACTTTCTTCAAGTTTGCTTGATTGGTATGACCGCCACGCCCGCTCCCTACCCTGGCGCGTGAGCCCGGAAAACCGCCGTCTTGGCGAAATTCCCGACCCCTACCGCATTTGGCTGTCGGAAGTCATGCTGCAGCAAACAACTGTCGCAGCTGTCAAATCCTATTTTGAAACCTTCACCCGGACTTGGCCGACGGTAAACGCCTTGGCCGTTGCAGATGAAGAAGACGTGATGAAGGCCTGGGCCGGGCTTGGCTATTATTCCCGGGCCCGGAACCTGAAGAAATGCGCAGATCTCGTTGCGAAAGACTATGGCGGCAAATTCCCGGACACGGAAGAAGCTCTCCTAAAACTGCCTGGCATCGGCCCTTACACCGCCGCCGCTATCGCCACGATCGCCTTTGACCAGCATGCCGCCGTGGTCGACGGCAATGTGGAGCGGGTTCTCTCGCGCCTGAACGTGATCGAAACACCGCTGCCCGGTGCCAAGCCCGAGATAAAAGCCGTGATGGCGGAACTGACACCGGAAGACCGGCCTGGCGATTTTGCGCAAGCCGTGATGGATCTCGGCGCCACCATCTGCACGCCGAAGAAACCAGCTTGTGCGCTCTGTCCTTGGTGGGAGGACTGTCAGGGCCATGCCTCTGGTCTGGCGGAGACCCTGCCCCGCAAAGCGCCCAAAACCAAAAAACCGACACGCTACGGCGCGGCCTTTGTCGCCGTCGATCAGACAAGCGGCGCTGTCCTTTTACGCCGGCGTCCGCCGGAAGGTCTGCTCGGCGGCATGAGCGAAGTTCCAGGCACCCACTGGGCAGAGGATTTTGATCTGGACAACTGCCTGTCGTCTGCGCCGTTTCCTGCGGATTGGGCCAAATGTTTCGGTGAGGTGAAACATACGTTTACCCACTTTCACCTGAAACTGACGGTCTACCGGGCTGAAGTTGCTGCGGCCACAGCCGGTCTAGAGGACTGTTGGTGGTCGCTACCGGAGGCTGTTCAGGGTGAAGCCCTGCCAACCGTCATGCGCAAGGTGCTCGGTGCGGCTTTGGATTGAATCCATCCGAAGCAACTTGTCACCCCGGGCGAACACAGTGAAGACCCGGGGCCCACTCGCAAATCATCTTGCCGTAGCATGCCTTTGCGTTTTCTGGACGCTCTGCAAATGAGTAGGCCCCGGCGCTTCGGCCGGGGCGACAGAATGGGTTGCTTGGAACTGAACCGGCATTCACGGCCGCATAACCCGCCCACGCAGACCGATAGCCGCCAGATCACTTCATCTCGCGAATAAATGGAGAAATACTTTTTCCTCATCCAATTCGGAAAGCCATCCGTAGATCTCCCCGTTGCAAGCAAAGAACTCTGCAAGATTTGTTTCTGGATAATCAATTTCCGGAGCGGAGTTTCTTTGGCTGAATTCTAAGCAAGGGAGTCCTCTTCATGAAGCTGATCCAGAAACTCGCAGTCGCACTGCTCCTCGTTTTGCCGTTCTCTTCTGCTCAGGCAGGGAACAAAGACATCGTTGACACCGCCGTTGGTGCGGGAACGTTCAACACATTGGTGGCTGCTGTTCAGGCCGCCGAACTGGTTGACACGCTGAAAGGCGATGGTCCGTTCACTGTCTTCGCGCCGACCGATGAAGCCTTCGCAAAACTGCCAGCCGGTACGGTTGAAGACCTGTTGAAGCCGGAAAACAAAGACAAGCTGATCGCTGTCCTGACCTATCATGTGGTGCCGGGCAAGGTCATGTCTTCTGACATCGCAGGCAAAAAAGCCGACGTCGCCTCTGTTCAAGGCGACACCATTGCCGTTGACGCAACCAATGGTGTGAAGGTCGATGGTGCGAGCGTGGTCACCGCCGACATCGAAACCTCCAACGGTGTCATTCACGTCATCGACAGCGTGATCCTTCCGTCCTCCTAAGACAGTAACCTCCTGCTATCTCCTCAGGCAAAGTGCAGGCGCAGTTCACTCTGAACTGCGTCTGCTACTTTTTTGCAGATTACATCCGGCTTAATGTGATAATTTTCGAAAACCTGAAGAAAATAAACGGCGCTCTGATTCAACAAATTTCTGAAAAAAAACAACAAATCGCCCCTAGACTTCTAATGTAGAACCATTCTAAAGTACGGAAAATTTCGGCTAGAAGGAGAGATGGCCATGAAAGGGAATGAGAAAGTTATTGCCTGTTTGAACGAGGCACTTTTCCTCGAGCTCGGCGCTATCAATCAATACTGGCTGCACTACCGGATGCTGGCGGATTGGGGCTATGCGAAGCTGGCGAAAAAAGAACGCGAAGAGTCCATCGAAGAGATGGAACATGCAGATAAGCTGGTCGACCGCATCATCTTCCTCGAAGGTCTGCCGAACATGCAGAAGGTCGGCCCTTTGCGCATCGGCCAGGACATCAAGGAAGTTCTGGAAGCCGATCTGGCAGGCGAATATGACGCCCGCACGTCCTACAAGAAGTCCCGCGATGTCTGTAAGGAAGAAGGCGACTATGTCTCCATGGCGCTGTTTGAAGAGCTGCTGAAAGACGAAGAAGGCCACATTGACTTCCTCGAAACCCAGCTTGACCTTCTGGAAAAGATCGGCGTCGAGCGGTACGGCATGCTCAATGCGGCCTCAGCGGACGAAGCCGAATAAGCAGCTTCTACGGCATTGTGCTTCAACAAAAGCGCGGCTCACAGGGCCGCGCTTTTTTGTTTCTCCGAAATGGCAAACCTGAACCCAATTGGAATTACTTAAAAGTCGTTTTTGAGACCGTCTAAAACCAGCGGTCGCCGGATGGTTTTCACTGTCCGGCGCTCGGCAAGGCTAAAGTGACCCGGTTATTTTGCCGGAACACCACAACCAACACCATTGGATGCTTATCCCTTTTTTGCTATAATAAGTTGCGGCAAATAACAACAATTTCGAACCAGGTTATTTCTCGTGGCTGAAGACACCCCTGAAATGTCTTCTGGATCACAGTCCAGCAGACAGAGCTTTGTTCTAGGGCTTGCCGGTCTGGTGCTTGGCTTCTTGGGCGGCTCCGGCGGAATGGCGCTCGGCTTTTATGACCGGATATTTCCGGAAAACAAATCGCCAACCGCAAGTCTGGAAGTTTATCCCGGCAGCGGTGAGGCGCCGCATCGCGCCCTCTTGATCGCATCCGGATCATCCGATCCCGAGGGGGGCGATTTGCGCTTTGCCTGGAAAATCAATTCCGACAGCATGAACGCATCGGACCCGGTCATAGAACACACGTTCAACGAACCGGGCAGATACGCAGTCAATGTGAATGTCCAGGATACGGCCAACCTAACCGCCACGACAGCAAGGGTGATTGAAGTCAAAGAAGCGTTTGACCGGAACTCATTTCTCCAAACTGTCGACGGCATCGAAGACCGGATTGAGCTTGGTGATTTTGTTGGCGCGATCGATATCGCCAACCCCGTTCGTTATGCCTGCGGCACACGCGTTCCCCCACAGGAATGCGCCAAAATTCACCGGCTGGCCGCAGAAGCCCATCGCAATCGCGGCGAATTTGACCATGGCGTTTCGGCGATGAAAATCGCAGTAAGCCTGCACCCCGATGATGTGTTCTACAAGGTCGAAATGGCGACACATTATCTCTTGGTTGGCAGAGGGGACAAAGCGACTGAGCAGTTGGAACCGCTTCTTGCAGATCAAACTGGCGGCACACCGGTTGTCTATTTTGCGGCCCTCGCCCGCGCAATGCAGTCAGATTACGACAAAGCAATCGAGCTCTTGAGCCCGGTGCGTGGCCGGCTGGGGCCATATCATCAGGCGGTCAATTTTACACATCAGGTCGTTGACGTCCTGTCCAGCGATGCCACGGAATTCCAGGAAGCTGGCAAGGTGCGGACGATTTTGTGCGAAGAACCCAAGTTCAAACAGGTCATTGCCTCCGGAAAGCTTTTTAGGAACGCGCATCTCCAAAGCCTGCATGTGATGGTTAGCCAGTTGACCATGCAGGATCATGCGCGGTTGACATCAGCATTGGAGAATGCGGCATGCGAGTAGTCAGATGGGCAATTGTCCTTTGCCTCACGCTTTCTTCCAGTATGTTTATGTCCGCAGCGCTGGCCGGTTTTGGCGGCGCAAATCTGCGGATCGTTCACACCTTTTCGGCGGATCATCCGGTTCATCTGCGGCTCAAGGAGATGCTGCCCGAACTGCAGGAAGCGTCCGATTATACGGTGCGATTTGAGCTCTATTCGGCCGATGAAGTTGGCGGATGGCGCCAAATAGTCCGCGGATTGGATGGGGGGCGTTACGACTTTGTCCTGAGCCGCGCCGACCTTCTTGCAGCCAATGGCATCGATATCGGCCCGTTAGGACGAAGCGATCTCTTCATAGATTTCTCCACGTGGAAAAATCTGCCCGAAAGCTCAGGCGAAGACGCCGTCAAAGAGCTTTTTGCGGAAAGCGGCCTCGACTTTTTGGGCGCGGCCTGGCTCTCATCGGATTATCTGGTTGCCCAAACCGATGTCGAAGACTTGTCGGACCTTCAAGGCCTCATTGTGCGGACACCCTCCGATACAATGTCTTCAGACCTTTATAAAATGCTCGGTATGGAACCAGTCACCATCGGGTTGCACGAAACTTTTTTGGCCATGGAACGGGGTATGGTCGATGCCGCCGTTCTGACGGCTTCCGGTTCGTACTGGACAACCTATTGGGATACCAGTGCCAAGCTAACGGGCCACGGCAACACCTTGATCAGCGACCCGGTCGGCGGCCAGGTCGCGTGGCTGGTAGCCCGCAACAATTGGCAGGAAAAGCTGGACGACTTTACAGCCTCTCAGGTCAAGAAAGTGCTTGGAGAGGCGATGCTGCGTTTGGGCACAGACCTGCACGCCTCCCAGCAAAACCTTCTAAAATCCGTGTCTCAAAAAGGGGCGACATTAACCCATTTGAGCGACCAGGACCGGGATCAAATGATAAATGCGGTCCAAGAAGCCTGGCGGACAAGCTTTTCGCCCCGAGACCGCAGTATTGCCGAGCGGATGGTCGGAAGCAGGTAGCCTAATTAGTGACTGTACCGCCATGTCCGCGAAACTTTTGAACCTTTGAGGCTGCAGGGGCATCCGTAGCTGGACCTCAAGTAAAGCCAGCTCTTTGAGCCGTTCTTATTTTGCTGTGATTACTTTTGGCCCCGCTGCGGGCAGGCCACCCGGCATCATCAAAACCCCTATAAATTGCAACTAATATTTCTTATATTTATGATTGCATTACCTTACGTCAGCATGCCACACTCCCCGCGGTCCCCAAACACCGAAGAGGCGAGCCATGCCAGAGCATTTCCGGAACATCGCGATCATGAATAGCGCCGTAGTCCTCGGCGTTTTGATGTCGACAGACGTCTCAGCCCAGAACTGCGATGCGATCTGCACCAACGGCGAAAGCTGTATCTCGGCAGCCGTTTACCCCTATGTGCCAGATATGGGCGCCTTTACCTCCGCTATCTGCTCGGCATGGCAGTCGGCAGGCCAAACCGAAAAGCTCTATCTGATCGCAGATGAGACTGTCTGGGACGGCGGGTACGATTCCAATCCAGTCTATACAAACGGCAGCGGCAGCCAGGTTCCGATCGATGTCTTTGTCTATGACGCGATGTATCTGGAGTACTGGAAAACGCAAACTGCGCAAATTCCGGCAGCGCAGATCACCAATCAGTCGGATTTCGTGCCTTATGCAGAAACCGCACTCAAATTGCCCAACAATGATATGTATGCGCTGCCCATGTTGGGCTGCACCAACATCATGTTCTACCGCAACGGCGATACTGGCATGGGCGGCGTGACGACGCTGTCGGAGTTCGAGCAGGTCAATCCTGATGGCATTTACATCAGCCCAGTGCCTTTCGGTATGACAGGCGCGATGATGAATATGGCCGGCAAAACGACCATCGGTGTCAACTATATGGTCAAAGGCTATCTGGACACCGGCACTTGGCCATCAATGAGCCAGCTCGATCAATCGATCATCCAATCTCTTGCGGATATTTCTGAAACAGCAAGCTATTACAATGCATTGACCGGAGCCATCCCGCCTTTACAAGGTGTGGAAGACCAATATGTCCGGGCGGGATATTTCAGTGCTGGCTATGGCCGCACATCCATCGGATTTTCTGAGAGTATGTCTCAGATGTCGGCCTCCACACGCCAGAATTTGCGGCTCCGCGCCTTCCCGTGGACGGACAACACCGCGTCACCGAATATGTTTTATGCCGATGTTGCGGGTGTGAACCGCAATTCGCCGTTCCTTGCGAACAACGGAACGCTACCGTTTGTGCTGGCGAACATTATGACCGAGCAGGCAACTGTGCAAAACGCCATCGCACCGTCGGGTGGTGACCTCTCCTATCTCTTTCCGGCCCGGACCAGTGTCCTGAATGCACTGAGCTCGGTTGATCCGCTCTATGGACAGATGTCGGACATCTTGAACGCAAAAACCACACAGCTCGTCAGCATGCCGACGACCGACCGGACCGCGTTTCACAGTTTCGGCGGCAATGTTCAATCGGCAGTTCTAGGAACCTTTAGCGGGCACTGCGATCTGGAAAGCACAACGTTCCCAGGGGACAATTCTCAAGCCCCTTCAATCTGTTCGCCGCTTTGCCAGTCGGCAGGCGGCTGGGTTGGCTCTTGGACCAACCAATCGCCCCCAGCCTGGCCGGGATACTCGGCATGTGGCTGTTCAAAGTGCATCCAGGCGTCTCCTCTGCCGCAATCCGTTCAAGAGGAAGAAGCAACCACAATGGTGCAATCCGGCCCAGCTCTGAAACGCTATATGCGTAACTAGACTTCGCCGGTCTGAAATCGAAACGCGGCCCCGCAAAGGCCGCGTTTTCTTGTTTGCTTGGGCCGTTACTGAAACGCGGTTTCGGCAAAGCTTCTGAGTTTGCGGGAATGCAGGCGGTCGGCGGGCATGTCGCGCATCTTTTCGAGCGATCTAATGCCGATCTCAAGATGTTGGGCAACCTGGCGCTTGTAAAAATCCGTCGCCATGCCCGGCAGCTTCAATTCGCCGTGCAGCGGCTTGTCGGAGATGCAGAGCAGCGTTCCATATGGCACGCGGAAGCGGAAACCGTTGGCGGCAATGGTCGCCGATTCCATATCGAGCGCAATCGCGCGGGACTGGGAGAACCGTTTGACCAGTTCCGGCTGATCCCAGAGTTCCCAATTCCGGTTGTCCAGCGAGACGACGGTCCCGGTGCGCATTACACGCTTTAGATCATAGCCGTCATAGCCGGTGACTTCCGCAACCGCATCTTCCAACGCGACCTGGACTTCGGCCAGCGGCGGAATTGGCACCCATGTCGGCAGATCTTGATCCAAAACGTTGTCATCGCGCACATACCCATGGGCAAGCACATAATCGCCCAGCGTCTGACTGTTTCGAAGGCCCGCGCAGTGTCCCAGCATCAGCCAGACATGAGGGCGCAGAACGGCAACATGGTCGGTGATCGTCTTGGCGTTGGAGGGGCCAACCCCAATGTTGACCATAGTAATGCCGCCGCCGTCGGCGCGCTTTAAGTGATAGGCGGGCATTTGCGGCAGTTTGGCCGGCTCCACACCACTGCAGGGAGCCGTTTCTCCAGCCTTGGTCAGCACATTTCCGGGCGAGACAAAGGCCTCATAACCGCTGTCCGGATCTGCCAGGAACTCCTGGGACATGCGGCAGAACTCGTCGATGTAAAACTGATAGTTCGTGAAAAGCACATAGTTCTGAAAGTGCTCTGCGGCGGTCGCCGTATAGTGTTGCAACCGGTGCAAGGAATAGTCGACGCGCGGCGCGGTGAATGAGGCCAGCGGCATCACGCCATCGGCCGGATCATAGGTGCCATTGGCAATGGAATCGTCCATCACCGTCAGATCCGGCAGATCGAACATATCGGCCAGCGGCCGGTCGAGGTGCGCTGCCGCCGCACCACCTTCCACATGAGTGCCGTCATAAAAGGCAAAATGCAGCGGGATTGGCATGTCACTGTCGCCGATCAGGACCGGAACCTCATGGTTCTTCATCAACAGTGACAACTGGTCTTCCAGATAGTGCCGGTAAAGGTCCGGCCGCGTGATGGTCGACGCGTGACTTCCGGGACCGGAGACAAAGCCATAGGACAAGCGGCTGTCATGGCGGATATGGCTGTCGGTGACGATTTGAACCTGCGGATAAAACGCCCGCACCCGATGATCGAGCTTCTTCCCGTCGAGAAGCCCCTGAAAGTGTTTTCTCAAAAAGGCTGTATTGTCTTCAAAAATCTCAATGAGCCGTTCAACGGCTGCCTTGGCATCGCTGAAGACTTCAAGAGGGTGCGCCGGCGCCAAACGTGTTGGCCGCGCTTTTTGCTGAAAAGCCCTATGGATCGGGTTGGTCATTAAAATCATCCTTATTGTTGTTATCCTTCAACCCTCTCGCCAGATGCCTCTGCGGTCAATAGCGGAACAACATTTTTTGAATATTTTTTCAGGCGAAGAAAATATTTTCGCAGCTAGCATTGTAAAACATCGCGAGGTGGACTTTCGCGGTTTCGGGCGAGCCGATAAGCTCAGGGCGGTCCACCACTTGAGGTTTAATATGTTCCGCTCGATGCAGTCTCTCCTTCTTGGCATAGTCGCTCTTCTGGCAGTTGGCAGCGCCCAGGCTGAAAACCTTCCGGACCTGAAAGGCCGGGAGATCGTTGTCGCCTCTGAAAACACCTACCCGCCGATGCAATTCATCGATCCGGCAACGGGCCAGCCGGCAGGCTGGGAATATGATGCTGTTGCAGAAATCGCCAAGCGGCTGAACGCGACGATTGCGTACGAAAACCTCAGCTGGGACGCCATGATCCCGGCCATTTCAGCCGGTGAATACGACATGGCCATGAACGGTATCACCATCCGCGCCGACCGGGCGGAAAAGGTCGACTTCTCTGCGCCTTACATCCGGTCTGAAATGTTCATGCTGGTGCGCGCCGATGAAGACCGGTTTTCCAGACCGGAAGAGTTCGCCGCCAACGCCGATTTTCTGGCAGGCGCACAGCCAGGCACAACGCCCTTTTATGTCACCGTCTATGAAGTCCTGGACGGCGATGAAACCAATCCGCGCATCAAACTGTTCGAAACCTTCGGCGCGGCGGTTCAGGCACTCAAAACCGGCGATGTTGATCTGGTCCTGACCGACAGCACCGGCGGACAAGGGTATGTGACCGCCAATCCGGACACGTTTAAACTTGTGGGCGACCCGATGGGCTCTGAAGACTTCGGTTTTATCTTTCCAAAAGGCTCGGACTTGATCGCGCCCATCAATGCGGCCATCGCCAGCCTGCGTGCCGACGGCACTTTGGAAGCGCTGAACAAAAAGTGGTTCTTTGACTATAAGGCAGCGCAATAAGTCCGGTCGTAGGAACACTCACCCAGGCGGTAAAGGATACGCTGTCGCCATAGGCACGGAAGTCATCCCCGGCGCAGCAAAGCGGAGACCGGGGATCTACTCGTTTGCAGAGATTTCCGGCCAAAGTCCAATGCCTGCAGCAAGCGGCAATGAGAGTAGATCCCCGGACATATCCGGTTTCGGGGGCGGGGATGACATACGGCAAAAATCTTGTTTCCTAATCCCGCAAAACAGAACGTTAAAGCAGGACAATTTGAATATGCAATTGCCCTGTCCGCAAGCGGAGTTTCCGATAGCCGCAACCTAAAACTCAGCTATTCTTTCTCACTTTAGTGCACTCAATCCCCTCTCCGGAACGCCAATCACAGGCACACCTCATGCTTTCAAAAAAGTCCAAAGCGAATGCTCAGCAACAAGACTTTCCCTATTGGCTGCTGGCGGCCTGTCTGATTGCGGTTTTTTTCCTGATTCAGATCGCCACCGACGACATCTATTCAAAGGTCATGGCGACCGTGTCCCGGGGGATCGGCATTACCATCTTTGTTACGCTGACGGCCTTTTTGTTCGCCTCAATGCTGGGCCTGCTATTGGCGGTTGCTTCCTTGTCCGGATCAACTCTCCTGCGCCAAACCGCCCGCTTTTACATCGAGATTGTGCGCGGCCTGCCCATCATCGTGCTGCTTCTTTACATAGCCTTTGTCGGCACGCCATTGATCGTGATGGGGCTTAACGCGGTTCTGGAGCCACTCGGAATAGATACCCTCCGCACCCGCGACTTTCCGTTGTTGTGGCGGGCCATCACAGCGCTGACGATTGGCTATTCAGCTTTCATCGCCGAAGTTTTCCGGGCCGGCATTCAAGCGGTGGACACCGGTCAGATCGAGGCGGCCAAGGCTCTCGGCCTCGGCCGCTGGCTGCGGTTCCGGCTGATCATCTTCCCGCAAGCGCTCAAAACCATCCTGCCGCCCCTCGGCAATGACTTTGTCGCTATGGTCAAAGACAGTTCCTTGGTGTCCGTTCTGGGTGTCACTGACATCACCCAGCTCGGTAAGGTCTATGCCGCAGGGTCCTTCCGTTATCTGGAAACCTATAATGTGGTGGCGCTCATTTATCTGATGATGACCATCTCGCTGTCCCTCGCCTTGCGAAAGTTTGAGCGGACAAAGGATACCAAGGCGGGGTAGCTTTTTATGGATAAAGACATGAAAGGCCCCCTAGTTAAACAAGCCGGGCGCGAGCTCCTGCGCGAGGGGGATCTGCCAAAGATCCGAGGCGCTTTTGCTCAAGCCATGATCCGGTTCAACAACCATATGGAACGGGTGCCATTGTCACCGGAAGAGATGAGGCAGTTTCTTTCATTCCGGCTCGATACGGTATGGAAGGCTAAAAAACGATCCGACAGGTGGTTAGGCCGCCTGTTCAATCTTTTGACAGTTGGAGATCCCGACTACTTGCAAATGTCGGGTGCCCGGACCGGGGAAGTCTTGGCATTGGCGGGCTATGATGTCCCCGATGTGCTTGACGCTTTGACAGAATACCATGTCAGGCGCGATGTCGTGGAAAAAGCCTATTCCAACCTCAACAGACGACAAGGCCCAAACGACTGATTGTTCAAAGCCTATTGCATTATGATGCTAACCTTGATGATCTCATGACCGTGAAACTGTTCGTGGATTTTCCGAATGAAGACATTTGAAGAAATCGAAGCACTGGCCATCGAGAAAAAGGGCGGCGCAGATCAGCTCACGGCGCTGCTCGCGCAAAACGACTATATGAAGTCCCCGGAAGAGCTGGAGAAAGTCGGCGATGACCGCTGGCTGGCGATGTTCACCAAGACGATATTTCAGGCCGGGTTTTCCTGGAAGGTGATTGAGAAGAAGTGGCCGGGTTTTGAAGAAGCCTTTGAAGGGTTTGATACCGCCCGTCTTGCCTTTTTACCCGATGAAGCCTTTGAAGAGCTGCTTCACAACAAGGACATTGTCCGCAATGCCATGAAGATTAAATCCGTGCAAGCGAACGCGGTCTTCCTGCGGGATCTGGCGCAGGAACACGGCAGCGCGTCAAAGTTCTTTGCTGAGTATCCGGTCGAGGATCAAATCGGCCTGATGGAGCTTTTGAAAAAGCGCGGCAGCCGGCTTGGCGGCAACTCCGGCCAGTATGCGCTTCGCTTCATGGGAAAGGAGAGTTTCATCCTCTCACGCGACGTGGTTAACGCTCTTATCCGTGAAAATGTCATTGGCAATGAGTCCATGTCGAAAAAAAATCTGAACGCGATTCAGGCCGCTTTTAACCATTGGCGGTCAACTTCCGGCCGCTCGATGAATGAAATCAGCAGAATTCTGGCGTTTTCGGTCGGACCCTCTCATTAACTTCTCATTTAACTTTTACCATTGTAAACAAAGCATTGATTCAAAGAGAATTTTTGTTTTGACCGCTTAACGCCTGATTTACCAAAAGCGGTAACCAT
Proteins encoded:
- a CDS encoding fasciclin domain-containing protein, encoding MKLIQKLAVALLLVLPFSSAQAGNKDIVDTAVGAGTFNTLVAAVQAAELVDTLKGDGPFTVFAPTDEAFAKLPAGTVEDLLKPENKDKLIAVLTYHVVPGKVMSSDIAGKKADVASVQGDTIAVDATNGVKVDGASVVTADIETSNGVIHVIDSVILPSS
- a CDS encoding PKD domain-containing protein; amino-acid sequence: MAEDTPEMSSGSQSSRQSFVLGLAGLVLGFLGGSGGMALGFYDRIFPENKSPTASLEVYPGSGEAPHRALLIASGSSDPEGGDLRFAWKINSDSMNASDPVIEHTFNEPGRYAVNVNVQDTANLTATTARVIEVKEAFDRNSFLQTVDGIEDRIELGDFVGAIDIANPVRYACGTRVPPQECAKIHRLAAEAHRNRGEFDHGVSAMKIAVSLHPDDVFYKVEMATHYLLVGRGDKATEQLEPLLADQTGGTPVVYFAALARAMQSDYDKAIELLSPVRGRLGPYHQAVNFTHQVVDVLSSDATEFQEAGKVRTILCEEPKFKQVIASGKLFRNAHLQSLHVMVSQLTMQDHARLTSALENAACE
- the bcmE gene encoding thiamine pyridinylase → MPEHFRNIAIMNSAVVLGVLMSTDVSAQNCDAICTNGESCISAAVYPYVPDMGAFTSAICSAWQSAGQTEKLYLIADETVWDGGYDSNPVYTNGSGSQVPIDVFVYDAMYLEYWKTQTAQIPAAQITNQSDFVPYAETALKLPNNDMYALPMLGCTNIMFYRNGDTGMGGVTTLSEFEQVNPDGIYISPVPFGMTGAMMNMAGKTTIGVNYMVKGYLDTGTWPSMSQLDQSIIQSLADISETASYYNALTGAIPPLQGVEDQYVRAGYFSAGYGRTSIGFSESMSQMSASTRQNLRLRAFPWTDNTASPNMFYADVAGVNRNSPFLANNGTLPFVLANIMTEQATVQNAIAPSGGDLSYLFPARTSVLNALSSVDPLYGQMSDILNAKTTQLVSMPTTDRTAFHSFGGNVQSAVLGTFSGHCDLESTTFPGDNSQAPSICSPLCQSAGGWVGSWTNQSPPAWPGYSACGCSKCIQASPLPQSVQEEEATTMVQSGPALKRYMRN
- a CDS encoding DUF721 domain-containing protein, which codes for MLADLVGKAMTPACKKRGFASVDIIASWADIVGERYGTRVQPDRLVWPRQPELSDPERPPQPATLVVHTDGPTALMLSHDSPQVIERINTFYGWAAIGRIKIQQKPVAVKRTLPRKALRPLTRSEEQKLDASLEAVENDRLRAALKKLGAQVIARGTAV
- the bfr gene encoding bacterioferritin produces the protein MKGNEKVIACLNEALFLELGAINQYWLHYRMLADWGYAKLAKKEREESIEEMEHADKLVDRIIFLEGLPNMQKVGPLRIGQDIKEVLEADLAGEYDARTSYKKSRDVCKEEGDYVSMALFEELLKDEEGHIDFLETQLDLLEKIGVERYGMLNAASADEAE
- a CDS encoding TRAP transporter substrate-binding protein, which gives rise to MRVVRWAIVLCLTLSSSMFMSAALAGFGGANLRIVHTFSADHPVHLRLKEMLPELQEASDYTVRFELYSADEVGGWRQIVRGLDGGRYDFVLSRADLLAANGIDIGPLGRSDLFIDFSTWKNLPESSGEDAVKELFAESGLDFLGAAWLSSDYLVAQTDVEDLSDLQGLIVRTPSDTMSSDLYKMLGMEPVTIGLHETFLAMERGMVDAAVLTASGSYWTTYWDTSAKLTGHGNTLISDPVGGQVAWLVARNNWQEKLDDFTASQVKKVLGEAMLRLGTDLHASQQNLLKSVSQKGATLTHLSDQDRDQMINAVQEAWRTSFSPRDRSIAERMVGSR
- the mutY gene encoding A/G-specific adenine glycosylase; its protein translation is MSNTPLSSSLLDWYDRHARSLPWRVSPENRRLGEIPDPYRIWLSEVMLQQTTVAAVKSYFETFTRTWPTVNALAVADEEDVMKAWAGLGYYSRARNLKKCADLVAKDYGGKFPDTEEALLKLPGIGPYTAAAIATIAFDQHAAVVDGNVERVLSRLNVIETPLPGAKPEIKAVMAELTPEDRPGDFAQAVMDLGATICTPKKPACALCPWWEDCQGHASGLAETLPRKAPKTKKPTRYGAAFVAVDQTSGAVLLRRRPPEGLLGGMSEVPGTHWAEDFDLDNCLSSAPFPADWAKCFGEVKHTFTHFHLKLTVYRAEVAAATAGLEDCWWSLPEAVQGEALPTVMRKVLGAALD